From Clostridia bacterium:
GCAGCTCAAGATGGGCTATGGCTGCCTCACGGAAGAGCAATTGGCCCGGCTCACGGAAGTGTCCCGGTACGTGAGCGAGATCGCCAACCTGGTACCCCAGGCCAACCAGCCCTTTGTGGGCCAGAGCGCCTTTGCCCACAAGGGCGGATTCCACGTGAACGCCCTCCTCAAGCATAACCAGACCTACGAGCACATACCCCCGGAGAAGGTGGGCAACCGCCGGCGGGTGCTGGTGTCGGAGTTGGCCGGGACCAGCAACCTGGTGTACAAGGCGCGGGAGCTGGGCCTGGAGGTAGAGCCCACGGTGGAGGGGCGGCGCCTGATCGAGCTGATCAAGGAGCTGGAGCACCGCGGCTACCAGTACGAGGGAGCCGAGGCTTCTCTAGAACTCTTGATGCGCCGGGCCCTGGGGCTTTACGAGCCCGCGTTCGAGCTGGAATCGCTCCAGGTCATGGTGGAGAAGCGCCTTCCCGACTGGTCGGCCTCCGTGGCCGTGGTCAAGGTGCGGGTGGGCAACCAGGTGGTGCATACCGCCGCCGAGGGCAACGGCCCGGTCAACGCCCTGGACAACGCCCTGCGCAAGGCCCTGGAAGCGTTCTACCCGGCGCTGAAAGAAATGCGGCTGACCGACTACAAGGTGCGGGTCCTGGACGAGAAGAGCGGCACCGGCGCCAAGGTGCGGGTGCTGATCGAATCTCAGGATCCGCAGGGGTTCTGGAGCACGGTGGGGGTCTCGGAGAACATCATCGAGGCCAGCTGGCAGGCGCTGGTGGACAGCATGGACTATGCCCTTCTGAAGCGGCAGAAGAACGGGGTCGGCGTGCGCGGTCTGGGCCTTACCGAAGGCAACCGGACCTGAAGAACGCGCTCCGGCCGTGCGGTAGTCAGGCGGTGCAGGCAACCCACGGGCGGGTCAGCGATATTATCAACGTCAATCCCGGTTTGCCGCTTCTGCAACCGGCCGCGCGTAACGCCAGTTGATCGGCGCGGCGGCGGGAAGAGCCAATTCCTTCTCCTTTCGTATTTCCGGGTAGATGGCGTAGAGGGTGTTGAAGTTGTCTATCAGACCGCCGGGAAAGGTGAGGCCTTTCTCCAGGGTGTCCGGATCGCCGATGGCCTGGATGACGATGGGGTAGAAAAGCCTTTTCCCGTTCAGGGTGAGATAGTATTCCTCGCCGGCCTTGGCCTCGCCCAGGGCGGAAAGGGCGGTGATGCGCTGGCCGTTAACTGCCACCGCCTCGGCGCCGCTAACCCACAGCTCGTTGACCAGGTCCACCAGGTCGAGGGCCAGCAGCGGACTGTTTCCGCCCAGCGTAATGGTAATACCCGGCCCGCGCACGGGTGCCAATCCGGCAAGCGCCCGCAGCCGGGTCAGTTCCTGGCGCAGGTTCTCCTTGGCGCTCTTGCCCTGGGAGGCTTGCTCGGCCAGGGTGGCCTCCTTGGCCCGGAGCTCGCCCAGTTCCTTTTGCAGCAGTTCCTTCTTGGTATTGAGGTCCCTCCACATGGCCACCAGGCTCTCG
This genomic window contains:
- the cimA gene encoding citramalate synthase, with product MKKVYLYDTTLRDGSQGEGVSFSLEDKLKVAAKLDWLGLDYIEGGWPGSNPKDQEFFRRARRQSWRAKLAAFGSTRRADLRPENDRNLRALVEAETPVVTIVGKSWDFHVLTALETSLAENLSMIRESVAYLKSHGLEVIYDAEHFFDGYRASPDYALATVRAAAEAGADWVVLCDTNGGSLPHQVEEIVREVRRALAVRIGVHAHNDSEVAVANSLAAVQAGAEQVQGTVNGLGERCGNANLCSVIPNLQLKMGYGCLTEEQLARLTEVSRYVSEIANLVPQANQPFVGQSAFAHKGGFHVNALLKHNQTYEHIPPEKVGNRRRVLVSELAGTSNLVYKARELGLEVEPTVEGRRLIELIKELEHRGYQYEGAEASLELLMRRALGLYEPAFELESLQVMVEKRLPDWSASVAVVKVRVGNQVVHTAAEGNGPVNALDNALRKALEAFYPALKEMRLTDYKVRVLDEKSGTGAKVRVLIESQDPQGFWSTVGVSENIIEASWQALVDSMDYALLKRQKNGVGVRGLGLTEGNRT
- a CDS encoding DUF881 domain-containing protein, producing the protein MAVKVWRWQALTAVILFFLGIVLSVQFKAQQALSGALEYQSTESLVAMWRDLNTKKELLQKELGELRAKEATLAEQASQGKSAKENLRQELTRLRALAGLAPVRGPGITITLGGNSPLLALDLVDLVNELWVSGAEAVAVNGQRITALSALGEAKAGEEYYLTLNGKRLFYPIVIQAIGDPDTLEKGLTFPGGLIDNFNTLYAIYPEIRKEKELALPAAAPINWRYARPVAEAANRD